The following coding sequences lie in one Paramormyrops kingsleyae isolate MSU_618 chromosome 15, PKINGS_0.4, whole genome shotgun sequence genomic window:
- the pde4ba gene encoding 3',5'-cyclic-AMP phosphodiesterase 4B isoform X4: MPEANYLLSVSWGYIKFKRMLNRELTHLSEMSRSGNQVSEFISNTFLDKQNDVEIPSPTPKTREKKKKQQLMTQISGVKKVTHGPNLSNCSISRFGVKTDKEDLLSKELENLNRWGLNIFTVSEYSHHRPLTCIMYAIFQERDLLKTFKIPVDTFVTYMMTLEDHYHLDVAYHNSLHAADVAQSTHILLSTPALDAVFSDLEILAAIFAAAIHDVDHPGVSNQFLINTNSELALMYNDESVLENHHLAVGFKLLQEENCDIFQNLTKKQRQSLRKMVIDMVLATDMSKHMSLLADLKTMVETKKVTSSGVLLLDNYTDRIQVLRNMVHCADLSNPTKSLELYRQWTDRIMDEFFHQGDRERERGMEISPMCDKHTASVEKSQVGFIDYIVHPLWETWADLVHPDAQDILDTLEDNRNWYQSMIPQSPSPPFYDQGKDGHGGGDKFQFELTLEEEDSEGTEKEGVGEAHSPLDFCDSQDGGGALPPTHIEIVTQDASPVDT; encoded by the exons ATGCCCGAGGCGAACTACCTGCTGTCCGTGTCGTGGGGGTACATTAAG TTCAAGCGGATGCTGAACCGGGAGCTGACGCACCTGTCGGAGATGAGCCGCTCCGGGAACCAGGTGTCCGAGTTCATCTCCAACACCTTCCTCG ACAAGCAGAACGACGTCGAGATCCCGTCGCCTACGCCAAAGACCcgggagaagaagaagaagcagcAGCTCATGACCCAGATCAGCGGGGTGAAGAAGGTGACGCATGGACCAAACCTCTCCAACTGCAGCATCTCCCGCTTTGGGGTCAAAACCGACAAGGAGGACCTGCTCTCCAAG GAGCTAGAGAATCTCAACAGATGGGGCCTCAACATCTTCACCGTGTCTGAGTACTCCCATCACAGGCCCCTCACCTGCATTATGTATGCCATCTTTCAG GAGAGAGACCTACTGAAGACGTTCAAGATCCCTGTGGACACCTTTGTGACCTACATGATGACGTTAGAGGATCACTATCACTTGGACGTTGCCTACCACAACAGCCTGCATGCCGCTGACGTCGCTCAGTCCACCCATATTCTGCTGTCCACACCTGCCCTGGAT GCTGTCTTCTCTGACCTTGAAATCCTTGCTGCCATTTTTGCCGCCGCCATCCACGATGTGGACCACCCCGGGGTTTCCAATCAGTTTTTAATCAACACTA ACTCAGAGCTGGCCCTCATGTACAATGATGAGTCAGTACTGGAGAACCACCACCTGGCTGTGGGCTTCAAGCTGCTGCAGGAGGAGAACTGCGACATCTTCCAGAACCTCACCAAAAAGCAACGCCAGTCCCTCAGGAAGATGGTCATAGACATG GTTTTGGCGACTGACATGTCCAAGCATATGAGTCTGCTTGCGGACCTGAAGACCATGGTTGAGACCAAGAAGGTGACGAGTTCTGGAGTACTGTTGCTGGACAACTATACTGACAGGATACAG GTTCTCCGTAACATGGTTCACTGCGCGGACCTCAGCAACCCCACGAAATCCCTGGAGCTTTACCGGCAGTGGACCGATCGCATCATGGATGAGTTCTTCCACCAGGGTGACCGCGAGCGGGAGCGGGGCATGGAGATCAGCCCCATGTGTGACAAACACACAGCCTCTGTGGAgaaatcccag GTGGGTTTCATCGACTACATCGTGCATCCTTTGTGGGAGACGTGGGCAGACCTTGTGCACCCAGATGCCCAGGACATCCTGGACACGCTAGAGGACAACAGGAACTGGTACCAAAGCATGATTCCTCAGAGTCCCTCACCGCCTTTCTATGACCAGGGCAAGGATGGTCATGGGGGTGGAGACAAGTTCCAGTTTGAGCTGACGCTGGAGGAGGAGGATTCCGAGGGGACGGAGAAGGAAGGTGTGGGTGAGGCTCACTCCCCGCTGGACTTCTGCGACAGCCAAGATGGTGGAGGAGCTCTGCCGCCCACACACATAGAGATTGTGACGCAGGACGCCTCGCCTGTGGACACATAG